A genomic region of Megalobrama amblycephala isolate DHTTF-2021 linkage group LG6, ASM1881202v1, whole genome shotgun sequence contains the following coding sequences:
- the LOC125269988 gene encoding cholecystokinin receptor isoform X3 has protein sequence MPKKTFIHREKSTEKPWKHHRSFNIWFHLTEMDSLRILLYSLIFLLSVFGNLLIIVVLVVNKRMRTVTNSFLLSLAISDLMMAVVCMPFTLIPNLLEDFIFGAAMCKIVAYLMGISVCISTFSLVAIAIERYSAICNPLKSRAWQTRSHAYKVIASTWVLSFLIMTPYPIFSTLVKFTKSNNVTAHMCRHDWPKSEVEQAWCILLLFVLFFIPGVVMIIAYGLISRELYRGIQFELEQKKGQCETSEPAAIIRRTSRGMKNGISGTVLCSTDDGDGCYIQVSKRPNSMEMSALTPTGSAKVDRPRSNTSEAKLMAKKRVIRMLIVIVAMFFICWMPLYSVNTWKAFDLPSAHKALSGAPISFIHLLSYTSACVNPIIYCFMNKRFRKALLTTFSCCCWPCRRRGFREGDDEVTATGVSMSKFNYTTVSTMGPC, from the exons aaaccatggaaacaccacaGAAGCTTTAATATATGGTTTCATttgacag AAATGGATTCACTGCGCATACTGCTATACTCTCTCATATTCCTGCTGAGCGTGTTTGGTAATCTGCTCATCATTGTGGTTTTAGTGGTGAATAAGCGAATGCGGACGGTGACCAACTCATTCCTGCTCTCCCTGGCCATTAGTGATCTTATGATGGCTGTTGTCTGCATGCCCTTCACTCTTATTCCCAACCTGCTGGAGGATTTCATCTTTGGAGCTGCCATGTGCAAGATCGTGGCCTATCTTATGG GAATTTCTGTCTGCATATCTACCTTTAGTCTGGTGGCTATAGCCATTGAGAGGTACAGTGCCATTTGCAACCCGCTGAAGTCACGGGCATGGCAGACCCGATCCCACGCCTACAAAGTCATCGCTTCTACCTGGGTTCTGTCCTTCCTTATTATGACACCCTATCCCATCTTCAGCACCCTGGTGAAGTTCACCAAATCCAACAACGTCACAGCTCACATGTGCCGCCATGACTGGCCAAAGAGCGAGGTGGAGCAAGCGTG GTGCATCCTGTTGCTATTTGTTCTGTTCTTCATTCCTGGAGTAGTGATGATCATTGCTTACGGGCTCATATCTCGAGAGCTCTACCGTGGAATACAGTTCGAATTGGAACAGAAGAAGGGACAATGCG agacatcagagccagcggcaatcatcagaaggactagccgag GAATGAAAAATGGTATCAGCGGCACTGTCTTATGTAGCACCGATGATGGAGATGGCTGCTACATCCAGGTGTCCAAGAGGCCCAACTCCATGGAGATGTCAGCCCTCACCCCAACTGGCTCCGCAAAGGTGGACCGACCCCGCAGCAACACCTCCGAGGCTAAACTGATGGCAAAGAAGCGAGTGATCCGTATGCTCATCGTCATCGTGGCCATGTTCTTCATCTGCTGGATGCCCCTGTACTCCGTTAACACCTGGAAAGCGTTTGACCTTCCCTCGGCCCACAAGGCTCTCTCTGGAGCCCCCATCTCATTCATCCACCTGCTGTCCTACACATCTGCCTGCGTCAACCCCATCATCTACTGCTTTATGAACAAGCGTTTTCGAAAGGCACTTCTCACCACTTTCTCTTGCTGCTGCTGGCCCTGCCGTAGAAGAGGCTTCAGGGAAGGTGACGATGAGGTCACTGCCACCGGAGTGTCCATGTCTAAATTCAACTACACCACTGTCAGCACAATGGGACCATGCTGA
- the LOC125269988 gene encoding cholecystokinin receptor isoform X4: MEKYAKEDIHPQGEEHREMDSLRILLYSLIFLLSVFGNLLIIVVLVVNKRMRTVTNSFLLSLAISDLMMAVVCMPFTLIPNLLEDFIFGAAMCKIVAYLMGISVCISTFSLVAIAIERYSAICNPLKSRAWQTRSHAYKVIASTWVLSFLIMTPYPIFSTLVKFTKSNNVTAHMCRHDWPKSEVEQAWCILLLFVLFFIPGVVMIIAYGLISRELYRGIQFELEQKKGQCETSEPAAIIRRTSRGMKNGISGTVLCSTDDGDGCYIQVSKRPNSMEMSALTPTGSAKVDRPRSNTSEAKLMAKKRVIRMLIVIVAMFFICWMPLYSVNTWKAFDLPSAHKALSGAPISFIHLLSYTSACVNPIIYCFMNKRFRKALLTTFSCCCWPCRRRGFREGDDEVTATGVSMSKFNYTTVSTMGPC, encoded by the exons AAATGGATTCACTGCGCATACTGCTATACTCTCTCATATTCCTGCTGAGCGTGTTTGGTAATCTGCTCATCATTGTGGTTTTAGTGGTGAATAAGCGAATGCGGACGGTGACCAACTCATTCCTGCTCTCCCTGGCCATTAGTGATCTTATGATGGCTGTTGTCTGCATGCCCTTCACTCTTATTCCCAACCTGCTGGAGGATTTCATCTTTGGAGCTGCCATGTGCAAGATCGTGGCCTATCTTATGG GAATTTCTGTCTGCATATCTACCTTTAGTCTGGTGGCTATAGCCATTGAGAGGTACAGTGCCATTTGCAACCCGCTGAAGTCACGGGCATGGCAGACCCGATCCCACGCCTACAAAGTCATCGCTTCTACCTGGGTTCTGTCCTTCCTTATTATGACACCCTATCCCATCTTCAGCACCCTGGTGAAGTTCACCAAATCCAACAACGTCACAGCTCACATGTGCCGCCATGACTGGCCAAAGAGCGAGGTGGAGCAAGCGTG GTGCATCCTGTTGCTATTTGTTCTGTTCTTCATTCCTGGAGTAGTGATGATCATTGCTTACGGGCTCATATCTCGAGAGCTCTACCGTGGAATACAGTTCGAATTGGAACAGAAGAAGGGACAATGCG agacatcagagccagcggcaatcatcagaaggactagccgag GAATGAAAAATGGTATCAGCGGCACTGTCTTATGTAGCACCGATGATGGAGATGGCTGCTACATCCAGGTGTCCAAGAGGCCCAACTCCATGGAGATGTCAGCCCTCACCCCAACTGGCTCCGCAAAGGTGGACCGACCCCGCAGCAACACCTCCGAGGCTAAACTGATGGCAAAGAAGCGAGTGATCCGTATGCTCATCGTCATCGTGGCCATGTTCTTCATCTGCTGGATGCCCCTGTACTCCGTTAACACCTGGAAAGCGTTTGACCTTCCCTCGGCCCACAAGGCTCTCTCTGGAGCCCCCATCTCATTCATCCACCTGCTGTCCTACACATCTGCCTGCGTCAACCCCATCATCTACTGCTTTATGAACAAGCGTTTTCGAAAGGCACTTCTCACCACTTTCTCTTGCTGCTGCTGGCCCTGCCGTAGAAGAGGCTTCAGGGAAGGTGACGATGAGGTCACTGCCACCGGAGTGTCCATGTCTAAATTCAACTACACCACTGTCAGCACAATGGGACCATGCTGA